From bacterium, the proteins below share one genomic window:
- a CDS encoding ABC transporter permease subunit → YSPTTVLAIAAIVSMFPTFVLVNSGLLDLPPGSADVFRSLGAPRVVQLLRLALPSAMPNFLVAFRLNAAVAFIAAVIGEYLTGVRGLGWLFALSFSRFDVDRAWGAAMVIIALSILSYALASRVEERGIERWT, encoded by the coding sequence GCTACTCCCCCACCACGGTTCTGGCCATCGCAGCCATCGTGTCGATGTTCCCCACCTTCGTCCTCGTCAACTCCGGCCTGCTGGACTTGCCGCCGGGTTCGGCGGATGTCTTCCGGAGCCTCGGCGCTCCGCGGGTGGTGCAGCTGCTGAGACTCGCATTGCCTTCCGCGATGCCGAACTTCCTGGTCGCATTCCGCCTCAACGCCGCCGTCGCGTTCATTGCCGCGGTCATCGGTGAGTACCTGACCGGTGTCCGGGGCCTGGGCTGGCTGTTCGCCCTCTCGTTCAGCCGGTTCGATGTCGACCGGGCCTGGGGTGCGGCGATGGTCATAATCGCTCTGTCCATTCTCTCCTACGCACTCGCCAGCCGGGTCGAGGAACGGGGTATCGAACGCTGGACCTGA
- a CDS encoding ABC transporter substrate-binding protein, which yields MITIRKRVKWISVVALLALLAVACGDDETAETQATQATAAPTTTAAPTTTEAEMTETTAAATTTTAAPTTTAAPAPAEPTDIRLRLSWIADPGFMGLYEAVEQGFFDDENINVTIEHGGPNVPNSTQVVAGGAADIGVTDPFSLALAMSEGADFVVFGVRMQSDPTGIGSLCDNPINSPADIAGKKIAGGTTDGFLIDALLTANGLEPGTYELIPAGWDMSPVVDGTVDGMLIWVNSHPLPLNAQGICNVSWTFSEMGLPAYQDLFFTTTEFMDNNREAIVGFLRANIRGWEYAFNDPAHAIDLVMNTWGGVDLGLVLEDQFPIHEAQIPLMTSPLTDEKGLFWFDLDQIQNIQNGYVLTATGLESVPDAADVYDISILESAYEGCGSSLLDC from the coding sequence ATGATCACCATTAGGAAGCGGGTCAAGTGGATATCGGTAGTTGCGCTCCTCGCGCTCCTGGCGGTCGCCTGCGGGGACGACGAGACTGCCGAGACGCAGGCGACGCAGGCCACGGCCGCCCCGACCACTACGGCCGCGCCGACCACGACCGAGGCCGAGATGACCGAGACCACCGCGGCAGCTACGACCACCACGGCCGCCCCGACGACCACCGCAGCACCCGCTCCTGCCGAGCCGACCGACATCAGGCTCAGGCTGAGCTGGATCGCCGACCCCGGCTTCATGGGACTTTACGAGGCCGTCGAACAGGGATTCTTCGATGACGAGAACATCAACGTCACCATCGAGCACGGTGGCCCGAACGTACCCAACTCGACCCAGGTGGTCGCGGGCGGAGCCGCCGATATCGGCGTCACCGATCCGTTCTCGCTCGCTCTGGCCATGTCGGAGGGAGCGGACTTCGTGGTGTTCGGCGTCAGGATGCAGTCCGACCCGACTGGTATCGGCTCGCTCTGCGACAACCCGATCAACTCGCCGGCCGACATCGCCGGAAAGAAGATCGCAGGCGGCACCACTGACGGATTCCTGATCGATGCGTTGCTGACCGCCAACGGGTTGGAGCCCGGCACCTACGAGCTGATTCCGGCCGGCTGGGATATGTCGCCGGTGGTCGATGGAACGGTCGACGGCATGCTGATCTGGGTCAACAGCCATCCCCTCCCGCTGAACGCGCAGGGGATCTGCAACGTCAGCTGGACGTTCAGCGAGATGGGTCTGCCCGCCTACCAGGACCTATTCTTCACTACGACAGAGTTCATGGACAACAATCGCGAAGCGATCGTGGGCTTCCTCCGGGCCAACATCAGGGGCTGGGAGTACGCCTTCAACGATCCCGCCCACGCGATCGATCTGGTGATGAACACGTGGGGCGGGGTCGATCTCGGCCTGGTCCTCGAGGACCAGTTCCCCATCCATGAAGCACAGATACCCCTGATGACCAGCCCCCTCACCGATGAGAAGGGCCTGTTCTGGTTCGATCTCGACCAGATCCAGAACATCCAGAACGGTTACGTGCTGACGGCTACCGGGCTTGAATCGGTTCCGGACGCCGCCGACGTCTACGACATCTCGATCCTCGAGTCTGCCTACGAAGGCTGCGGATCCTCATTGCTGGACTGCTAG
- a CDS encoding amidohydrolase family protein — MVTVDCHQYIGLTPSQVPKWWMEEMYLPYGGTGVSRYGQDIVDMIDDAGIDIAIVQGGDIRRTTSHPDHPGDHGVYIPNEWIAQEVAKHPGRLLGQVAVDPLRDPQDAFAETEYFIKEHGFVALALKTAYHDHAINDRRVYPFYEKCIELDVPVDLFTGWTPIINAPMKYSNPILLDDVGRELRDLKVVFYLAFPWIDEGIAVAARHPNFYMDLAWFGGGSAEQLYDALLKIKDFGAIDRALYGSDGNDKIRIGKNVATVPELFRAVNEVAERRGTAEISDDEMEAIMGGTANRLYKLGL; from the coding sequence ATGGTCACCGTCGACTGCCACCAGTACATCGGTTTGACACCGAGCCAGGTCCCCAAGTGGTGGATGGAGGAGATGTACCTGCCGTACGGTGGCACGGGCGTATCGCGGTATGGCCAGGACATCGTGGACATGATCGACGATGCCGGAATCGACATCGCGATCGTACAGGGGGGCGACATCCGGCGTACCACCTCGCATCCGGACCATCCCGGCGACCACGGGGTGTACATCCCCAACGAGTGGATCGCCCAAGAGGTGGCGAAGCATCCGGGCCGGCTCCTCGGCCAGGTGGCGGTCGATCCGTTGCGCGATCCGCAGGACGCCTTCGCCGAGACCGAGTACTTCATCAAGGAGCACGGGTTCGTGGCCCTGGCGCTCAAGACCGCGTACCACGACCATGCCATCAACGACCGCCGGGTGTATCCGTTCTACGAGAAGTGCATCGAGCTCGACGTTCCCGTGGACCTCTTCACGGGGTGGACGCCGATCATCAACGCTCCCATGAAGTACTCGAATCCGATCCTGCTGGACGACGTGGGCAGGGAGCTCCGCGACCTTAAGGTGGTCTTCTACCTGGCCTTTCCATGGATCGATGAGGGAATCGCCGTTGCCGCCCGCCATCCCAACTTCTACATGGACCTGGCGTGGTTCGGAGGGGGGAGCGCGGAGCAGCTCTACGACGCGCTGCTGAAGATCAAGGACTTCGGGGCTATCGATCGGGCCCTGTACGGGTCGGACGGGAACGACAAGATCAGGATCGGCAAGAACGTGGCGACGGTCCCCGAGCTCTTCCGCGCCGTGAACGAGGTCGCCGAGAGGCGGGGTACGGCTGAAATCTCAGACGACGAGATGGAGGCCATCATGGGGGGCACCGCCAACCGGCTGTACAAGCTCGGCTTGTAG
- a CDS encoding pyridoxamine 5'-phosphate oxidase family protein, which produces MRTGLSVEDLGDLLDRPLLATLATYGRDGLVLLSPVWFEWRDGGFNIAIGRDDVKARHLRRDRRASVVVAEAEPPMRGLEIRGSAQLLAQSPDVDRRIVKRYVAATEVDAYLAGLPPGTLVRLEPGELRAWDFPDEHH; this is translated from the coding sequence ATGCGAACCGGTCTTTCTGTTGAGGACTTGGGTGACCTGCTCGATCGCCCGCTCCTGGCGACGCTGGCGACCTACGGTCGGGACGGGCTGGTCCTGCTGTCGCCCGTGTGGTTCGAATGGCGGGACGGCGGGTTCAACATCGCGATCGGCCGCGACGACGTGAAGGCGAGGCACCTGAGGCGGGACCGGCGGGCGTCGGTCGTGGTGGCGGAGGCCGAACCGCCCATGCGCGGCCTCGAGATACGCGGTTCCGCTCAGCTGTTGGCCCAGAGCCCCGATGTCGACCGCCGGATCGTCAAGCGTTACGTTGCCGCAACCGAAGTAGACGCGTACCTGGCCGGACTACCTCCGGGTACGCTCGTCCGGCTCGAGCCCGGCGAACTCCGGGCATGGGACTTCCCTGACGAGCACCACTGA
- a CDS encoding SDR family NAD(P)-dependent oxidoreductase: MAIADMSDRTIEDLISLRGRTAVVTGAGRGIGYAIARRFVEAGAEVIVADVDGERASEAVRSLGTDRAVAAGVDVTDRRSIIALADLAVARTGGIDIWANNAGIYPDDALFDIDDDQWDRVLDVNLRGTYLGAREAAARMIARRTGGVIINISTAPAYVREGAPHYVASKQGVVALTRRMAAELGKHGIRVLALAPTVILTPGMEESAAEGGWALDGLAEQMSRELPLGRAGVPDDVARVALFCASDLAAMMTGCEVRVDGGDKHGGQT; the protein is encoded by the coding sequence GTGGCCATCGCGGACATGAGCGACCGGACGATCGAAGACCTCATATCTCTCCGCGGGCGCACCGCGGTGGTCACGGGAGCCGGCCGGGGCATCGGTTACGCGATCGCTCGACGGTTCGTCGAGGCCGGCGCTGAGGTCATCGTCGCCGACGTGGACGGGGAACGCGCCTCGGAAGCGGTAAGGTCGCTCGGGACCGACCGGGCCGTTGCAGCCGGCGTGGACGTCACGGACCGGCGGTCGATCATAGCGCTGGCCGATCTCGCCGTAGCCCGGACGGGCGGGATCGACATCTGGGCGAACAATGCGGGCATCTACCCGGATGACGCCCTGTTCGACATCGATGACGACCAGTGGGATCGCGTCCTCGACGTCAACCTGCGGGGTACCTATCTGGGCGCCCGGGAGGCGGCCGCCCGGATGATCGCCCGGCGGACGGGGGGTGTCATCATCAACATCTCGACGGCGCCCGCCTACGTCCGGGAAGGCGCCCCGCACTATGTCGCTTCGAAGCAGGGGGTGGTGGCGCTCACCAGAAGGATGGCGGCGGAGCTCGGAAAGCACGGGATCCGGGTCCTGGCACTGGCCCCCACGGTCATCCTCACGCCGGGGATGGAGGAGTCGGCTGCGGAGGGGGGCTGGGCCCTCGACGGCCTCGCGGAGCAGATGAGCCGGGAACTACCGCTCGGCCGCGCCGGCGTACCTGACGATGTGGCCCGGGTTGCCTTGTTCTGCGCGTCCGACCTGGCAGCCATGATGACCGGTTGCGAGGTCCGCGTCGACGGTGGAGACAAGCACGGCGGTCAGACGTAG
- a CDS encoding amidohydrolase family protein, translating to MLTIDCHLHVTEVPEHAPEWWVREMYAPWGWDVGSVNGSDIVEHLDATGFDIGMIQGGDIRRTTYHPDHPADHRVFVPNDYVAHQVAQSGGRLYGVAAMDPLRDIPAAVLELERCVKELDFRLLKLVPTYHHYAPNDRRLDPLYGKCLELDIPVMIHTGWTATINSAMEFQDPIQLDDIGRRYRDLKVIVAHLGYPWVDEGVAVVAKHPNFYAEMAGWTAWGPEILAGALVKLKELGAINRVVFGSDNTDARELYRDARRIAREQGTEITDEEMAGIMGGTAAELFRITA from the coding sequence ATGTTAACGATCGATTGTCACCTGCACGTGACCGAGGTGCCCGAGCACGCTCCCGAGTGGTGGGTACGGGAGATGTACGCGCCATGGGGATGGGACGTCGGTTCCGTGAACGGTTCAGATATCGTCGAACACCTCGATGCCACCGGATTCGATATCGGCATGATCCAGGGTGGAGACATCCGCCGCACGACCTACCACCCCGATCATCCTGCCGACCACCGCGTCTTCGTCCCCAACGACTACGTCGCTCACCAGGTCGCCCAGTCCGGGGGGCGACTCTATGGCGTGGCGGCGATGGATCCGCTCCGGGACATCCCGGCGGCGGTGCTCGAGTTGGAGAGATGCGTCAAGGAACTGGACTTCCGGCTGCTCAAGCTTGTGCCGACCTATCACCACTACGCTCCGAATGACCGGCGGCTGGACCCGCTCTACGGAAAGTGTCTTGAGTTGGACATACCGGTGATGATCCACACCGGGTGGACGGCCACCATCAACTCGGCGATGGAGTTCCAGGACCCGATCCAGCTGGATGACATCGGACGTCGCTACCGGGATCTGAAGGTCATCGTGGCGCATCTCGGATACCCGTGGGTGGATGAGGGGGTCGCGGTGGTCGCCAAGCACCCCAACTTCTACGCCGAGATGGCGGGATGGACCGCCTGGGGACCCGAAATCCTGGCGGGCGCCCTTGTGAAGCTCAAGGAACTCGGCGCTATCAACCGTGTGGTCTTCGGATCGGACAACACCGACGCGAGGGAGCTCTACCGTGATGCCCGCCGGATCGCACGCGAGCAGGGCACCGAAATCACCGATGAGGAGATGGCCGGGATCATGGGCGGCACGGCGGCGGAGCTCTTCCGGATCACCGCGTAG
- a CDS encoding amidohydrolase family protein has translation MVSVDCHLHLGVVPDHIPEWWLTEMYRPYGGGALTNYDGQWIVDLLDRSGVDVGLVQGGDMRRTTYHPDHSAEHDVFVPNDYTAHQVALFPDRLKGVAVIDPIRDMGAALEELDRCVNELDFRALKLLGSYLHFSPNDRRLDPIYEKCIELGIPAHFFTGWTPIITAKLENADPVQLDEVGRRFRDLKVIISMADPWIDQCILLVAKHPNFHGDMYHFAELGPEPLFETLDRFRSLSALDRVLYGSNNSDKVRVGREEATVPDVYRSVNRVARERGAEPFTDEEMAAILGGNAARLYGLGG, from the coding sequence TTGGTCAGCGTCGACTGTCATCTGCACCTCGGGGTGGTCCCGGACCACATACCCGAGTGGTGGTTGACCGAGATGTACCGGCCGTACGGGGGTGGGGCTCTCACCAACTACGACGGGCAGTGGATCGTCGACCTCCTGGATCGTTCCGGAGTCGATGTAGGTCTGGTCCAGGGTGGAGACATGCGGCGCACGACCTACCATCCTGATCATTCCGCCGAGCACGATGTCTTCGTTCCCAACGACTACACGGCCCACCAGGTTGCCCTCTTCCCGGACCGGTTGAAGGGAGTGGCCGTCATCGACCCGATCCGGGACATGGGCGCCGCCCTGGAGGAACTGGACCGGTGCGTCAACGAGCTGGACTTCCGCGCCCTCAAGCTGCTCGGTTCCTACCTTCACTTCTCGCCCAACGACCGGCGCCTGGATCCGATCTACGAGAAATGCATCGAGTTGGGCATCCCCGCCCACTTCTTCACCGGATGGACCCCGATCATCACGGCCAAGCTCGAAAACGCCGATCCGGTGCAACTCGACGAGGTCGGCCGTCGATTCCGCGACCTCAAAGTGATCATCTCGATGGCCGATCCTTGGATCGACCAGTGCATCCTGCTGGTGGCGAAACACCCCAACTTCCACGGCGACATGTATCACTTCGCCGAACTCGGGCCCGAGCCTCTGTTCGAGACCCTGGACCGGTTCCGGTCGCTGTCGGCGCTCGACCGGGTGCTCTACGGATCCAACAACAGCGACAAGGTGCGGGTCGGCCGGGAGGAGGCCACGGTGCCGGACGTGTACCGCAGTGTTAACCGGGTTGCCCGGGAGAGGGGGGCGGAGCCGTTCACGGACGAGGAGATGGCGGCGATCCTCGGCGGTAACGCAGCGCGCCTTTACGGATTGGGAGGCTGA
- a CDS encoding SDR family oxidoreductase, translating into MMRLSGARVVITGAGSGIGRTVAERFVASGAGVHICDIDAGALAATREEVPGISTTLADVGSEEDIGRVFDDAVGRLGGLDVLVNNAGPSGPTVPVDELTYQDWRACISGNLDGAFLSTRAAAPHLKKAGTGAIVNMSSVSGLFGSPLRSPYAAAKWALLGLTKTWASEFGPYGIRVNAVCPGGVAGPRLDRVMQDLADERGVPFQEVSDEWKMQASLRTFIEPDEIANLVLYLCSPLSAGITGAVIPIDGHLETLVG; encoded by the coding sequence ATGATGAGGCTGTCGGGCGCGAGGGTCGTCATAACGGGTGCGGGGTCAGGGATCGGTCGCACTGTGGCCGAGCGGTTCGTGGCGTCCGGCGCCGGAGTGCACATATGCGACATCGACGCCGGCGCATTGGCCGCAACCCGGGAAGAAGTGCCCGGTATCTCGACGACCTTGGCCGATGTCGGGTCGGAAGAGGACATCGGCAGGGTGTTCGACGACGCGGTCGGACGACTGGGAGGGCTGGACGTCCTGGTGAACAATGCCGGGCCGAGCGGCCCCACGGTCCCGGTCGACGAACTTACCTACCAGGACTGGCGCGCCTGCATAAGTGGCAACCTCGATGGTGCTTTTCTCAGCACGCGAGCCGCGGCGCCGCACCTCAAGAAGGCCGGGACCGGAGCCATCGTCAACATGTCATCCGTTTCGGGACTCTTCGGTTCCCCCCTACGGAGCCCGTACGCGGCGGCCAAGTGGGCGTTGCTCGGCCTGACCAAGACCTGGGCCTCCGAGTTCGGCCCCTACGGCATCCGGGTGAACGCGGTCTGTCCGGGAGGCGTGGCCGGCCCGCGGCTCGACCGGGTCATGCAGGACCTGGCCGACGAGCGGGGCGTTCCCTTCCAGGAGGTGTCCGACGAATGGAAGATGCAGGCCTCCCTCCGGACCTTCATCGAACCCGACGAGATCGCGAATCTCGTCCTGTACCTGTGCTCCCCACTGAGCGCCGGCATCACGGGAGCGGTCATCCCCATCGACGGCCACCTCGAGACCCTGGTCGGCTAA